Below is a genomic region from Methylobacterium sp. FF17.
AGGAAGAACAGGTTCGGTGCCTTGGCCGGCAGCGAGTTCGTCAGGGTGCGCCGGACGTTGGCGTCGATGAGGCTCAGGGTCACGAGGAGCGTCACGCCGAGCCCCAGGGAGAGCACGATGGCCGGCGTGAGCGCGCCGGGCCGGTGGAGGTTGGCGAGCGCCATGCGCGGGGCGGCCGAGCGCGGGCGCGGCAACCGGCGCGCCCCCGCCATCAGCCCGAGGGCGACGACGCGCAGGAGCCCGAAGGCGAGCCCGGCGGCGACGAGGAAGATGAGGGCCAGCCGGCGGTCGAAGGCCGTGACCAGCGCCAGGGCGACCAGCCCGGCGAGCGCCGCGGCCAGGATCAGGCGGTAGCGCAGGCGGGTTCCGGCCGTGCCCGGATCCACGACATCGCGGAACAGGCCGGAGACCGGAATGTCATGGGCGCGACCGAGGGGGAGGATCGCGAAGGCGAGCGCGGTCAGGAAGCCGTAGGCGGCGGCCAGCAGCAGCTCGCGCGGCGCGATCGTGGGATTCAGGGGCAGCGGCAGGGACTCGCGGAAGAGCGCGTCGAGGCCGAAGGGCAGGGCCGCGCCGAGCGCCAGGCCGATGGCGATGCCGAGCCCCGCGATCAGCAGCACCTGTGTCAGGTAGAGCAGGACGACCTGCCCGCCCGGCGCGCCCACGCTCTTCAGGGTGGCGATGGAGCCGCGCTTGCGCTCCACGAAGGCCGCCACGGCGTTGGCGACGCCGACGCCCCCGACGATGAGGGCGGTGAGCCCGACCAGGGTGAGGAACTGGGTGAAGCGCTCGATGCTCTTGGCAAAACGCGGATCGGCGTTGGTGCGTGCCCGCATCTCCCAGCCGGCCTCGGGCACGGCCTTGGCGATGGCGGCGGTCCGGCGTTCGAGCTCGTCGTCGTTGGCGCCGGGCACGCGCAGCCGATAGCTCCAGCGGTTCAGGCTTCCGGGCCGGATCAGGCCCGTCTCCTCCAGGGCCTGGTGCGAAACCAGAACGCGCGGCCCGAAGCCGATGCCGTTGGCGATCCGATCGGGCTCCGACACCAGAGTCGCGCGGATCGCGAACGGCTTGCCCGCAATCATGATGCGGTCGCCGACCTTCAGGTCGAGGCGGGTGAGGAGGACGGGGTCGGCCACCGCGCCCAGGGCGCCGTCGCGCTCGGCGAGCAGGTCGGGCAACGGCTGGGCCGGCTCGGTGACGAGGTCGCCCACGGTGGGGTAGTCGGTCCCCACCGCCTTCAGTTCCACCAGGGCCGCACCGGCCTCGCCGGCCACCGCCATCGCCCGCAGCGTCGTCACCACCGAGACGGCACCCTGCGCGTCGAGGGCGGCGCGTTCCTCGGGCGTCGCTGCCCGGTTGATGAGGCTGTAGGTGAGGTCACCGCCGAGGATGCGCGCGCCTTCGCGGCCCAGGCCATCGGTAAGCGAACGCGAGATGGAGGCGACGCCGGCGATCGCCGCGACGCCGAGGGCGATGCAGGCGAGGAACACGGCGAAGCCCGACAGGCCGCCCCGCAACTCGCGGAGCGCCAGGCGCAGGGTCAGCGGGATGCGCACGCCACCGGCCCCCGCGCGCGGCTTCGGGAGAGTCCCGTGCATGGCTCAGGCCCCGACCGGCACGGGCTCTTCGACCCGGCCGGACCGCAGGCGGATCGTCCGGTCGCAGAGGCGGGCGAGGCCTGGATCGTGGGTCACGAGGACCAGCGTGGCGCCGCGATCCCGCTTCAGGGCGAAGAGCAGGTCCACGATCTGGCGCCCGGTCGCCTCGTCGAGATTGCCGGTGGGTTCGTCGGCCACCAGGATCGCCGGGTCCGGTGCGATGGCGCGCGCGATGGCGACGCGCTGCTGCTCGCCGCCGGAGAGTTGGGCCGGATAATGGTGCAGGCGGTGGCCGAGGCCGACCGCTTCGAGTTCGGCCTGTGCACGCCGGTGCGCGTCCGGCTTGTCGGCGAGTTCGAGGGGCAGGGCCACGTTCTCCAGCGCCGTCATGGTCGGCACGAGGTGGAAGGCCTGGAACACGATGCCGATGCGGCGTCCCCGAAAGCGGGCCAGGGCATCCTCGTCCAGGGTGCCGAGATCCGTCCCCTCGACCACGATCCGCCCGGCATCGGGCCGCTCCAGACCCGCCATCACCATCAGCAGCGTGGACTTGCCCGAGCCCGACGGCCCGACGAGCCCGACCGCCTCGCCCGGAGCGACATCGAGGGAGATGCCGCGCAGCACGTGGACCCGCGCAGCCCCGCGTCCCAGGCTGAGATCGATGTCGGAGAGACCGATGGAAGGCCCGGTGGGCAGGCGCGTGGGCGCTTCGGACTTGTCGGAGATCAACGGGCGACCGATCTGTGTGCAGCGAAGGTCATGGTGAGCCGAGGGTCGGGGTTGTGGTCGAATGGGTCTGTGTGAAGTGTCACGTCTCGCCGATATGGTCCGCGCATCGTGGGCGCGCCATCCACCTTTCGGTCTCGCGGTGCTCATGACGCTCTTTGCCGCACTCAGCCTCGGCGCCGTTCCGGCGAAGGCGGCCCCCGAAGCACGAACCGTCAAGCTCGTGGCCTTCGGCGACAGCCTGACGGCAGGCTATCGCCTGCCGGCCGACGCGGCCTTCCCGGCCGTGCTGGAACGAGCCCTCAAGGCCCGGGGCCGCGCGGTCGCGATCGCCAATGCGGGCGTCTCGGGAGACACGACGACGGGCGGGCTCGACCGGCTCGACTGGTCGATCCCCGACGGGACCGACGGCGTCATCCTGGAGCTCGGCGCCAACGACATGCTCCGGGGCACCGATCCGGCGGTCACGCGCAAGGCCCTCGAGGCGATGATCACGCGGTTGACGGCGCGCGGCATCCCCGTCCTCCTCGCCGGCATGCGGGCCTCGCCGAATCTCGGGCCGGATTACGTGGCACGGTTCGATGCGATCTACCCCGACCTCGCCAAGAGCCACGACCTCGTGCTCTACCCCTTCTTCCTCGACGGCATCATCGGCGACCGCCGGTTCAATCTGGAGGATGGCCTGCATCCGAACGCGAAGGGTGTCGAAACCATCGTGTCCGGCATCCTTCCCACGGTCGAGAGCTTCCTCGACCGGTTGAAGCTGCGCTAAGGAAGCGTACGCACGTCTCGCGGGTTCTCGTCCGGGAACCCGCGCCTCCACTCGCACAGCCTGCATTGCCGATGCCCCGCCTGTTCACCGGTCTCGAGGTCCCGCCCGACGTCGCACAGGCGCTCGCCTTGAAGCAGGGTGCCCTGCGCAAGAGCCGCTGGATCGCGCCTGCGGACTACCACATCACCCTGCGCTTCCTCGGGGATGTCGAGGTGCCGGTGGCCGAGGCTTTGCAGGCAGGACTCGCCGAGGCGAAGGCGCGGCCGCCCTTCACGATCACCCTCGACGGCCTGCGCTGCTTCGGCGGCAACAAGCCCCACACCATCTACGCCTCGGTGGCGACGAACCCCGAACTCGCGGAGCTGAAGGAGGAGCACGAGCAGATCGCGCGCCGGGCCGGAGTCGGGCCGGAAGTGCGGAAGTTCGCGCCGCACGTGACCCTCGCACGCCTCAGCCGCGGCTCGGAGCCCCCGGCCGTCGCGGCCTATCTCGGTGACAGCGGCCTGTTCACGCCCCTGTCCTTCCGCGTGGAGCGAGTGGTGCTGTTCTCGGGTCGGGAATCGACGGGGGGCGGCCCCTACGTCGTCGAGGCGGCCTATCCCCTGACCTAGAGCCGCCAGCCTCGTCACGACGGGTCCTCGCCGCGTCGGAATGCACCCTAGAGGCGGCGCAGCGCCACCGTCTCGATCCGGTGACTCGCGCCCTTGGCCAGGATCAGGCTCGCGCGCTGGCGCGTCGGCAGGATGTTGTCGCGCAGGTTCGGCAGGTTGATCGTGGTCCAGAGGGTGTCGGCGATCGCGATGGCCTCGGCCTCGGTGACCTCCGCGTAGCGGCGGAAATAGGAGAGCGGGTCTCGGAAGGCCGTCTGGCGCAGGCGCAGGAAACGGTTGACGTACCAACGATGCAGATCGTCCTCGTGCCCGTCGAGGTAGATCGAGAAGTCGAAGAAGTCGGAGACGAACGGGATCGCGGTCCCGTCGCGCGGCAGGCGGGCGGGCTGGAGGACGTTGAGCCCCTCCACGATGAGGATGTCGGGGGATTCGATGATCCGCTCCTCGCCCGGCATCACGTCGTAGACGAGGTGCGAGTAGAGCGGCGCGGCCACCCGTTTCTTGCCGGCCTTGATGTCGGTGAGGAAGCGCAGCAGCGCGGCCGTGTCGTAGCTCTCGGGAAACCCCTTCCGCTCCATGGCGCCCATGCGGCGAAGTTCGGCGTTCGGCAGTAGGAAGCCGTCGGTGGTCACCAGGTCCACCTTCGGCGTGTTGGGCCAGCGGGCGAGCAGGGCTGCGAGCACCCGGGCCGAGGTGGACTTGCCCACCGCGACGGAACCGGCGAGCCCGATGATGTAGGGGACCTTGGTCTCGTGCTCGCCGAGGAGGAAGCGCTGGGTCGCCTTGAAGAGGCCTTGCGTCGCCGCGACGTAGAGCGAGAGCAGCCGCGACAGAGGCAGGTAGATCGCCTCGACCTCCTCGACGGAAATCGGGTCGTTCAGCGATTGCAGCCGCGCGACCTCTTCGGCCGCCAGGGTCAGGGGCGTGTCGGCCCGCAGCTGGGCCCATTCCTCGCGGGTGAACAGACGATAGGGGGACAGACGCTCCGGGCCCTGCCCCGTCACCGGGTCCTGTCCTTCGGCGGACGCACGGAGCGTCGGCACCGCCGTCACGATGGACGTTTCCGCGTTCACGCAGGCCCCCGGGCCGCTTTCTCGGCGATGCCGCTCTGGGCGGTGCGTCGCTCCAGTTCGGCCAGCACCTCGTCGAGGCCGACGCCCCCGCCGCGCAGCACGACGAGGAGGTGGTAGAGCACGTCGGCCGCTTCGCTCACCAGGCCGGCCCGGTCGCCCTGTACGGCGGCGATGGCGGCCTCAACCGCCTCTTCGCCGAGCTTCTTCGCGGGCTTGGCCGGGCCGCCCGCGAGGAGCTTCGCGGTGTAGGAGGTCTCGGGCGAGGCGGCGGCTCGTTCGGCCACGAGGGCTTCGAGGTCGCTCAGGGTGAACTGGGTCATCTAATCCTGGATCCCGGCGAACCGGACTTATCGTGCCATGCCCCTGAGCAGTGCGGCACGATGGTCGATGACGCAAGGGCTCGGGGTGACAGGCTCTAGCGATCGAGACGCATCGAAAGGCCGGCCGCCGCCATGTGGGCCTTGGCCTCGGACACGGTGTGCTGCCCGAAATGGAAGATCGAGGCCGCGAGCACGGCGCTCGCACCGCCGTCGCGCACGCCCGCCACCAGATCGTCGAGCCCACCGACGCCGCCCGAGGCGATGACCGGCACCGAGACGGCGTCCGTGATCGCCCGCGTCAGGGCGAGGTCGTAGCCGGAGCGCATACCGTCGCGGTCCATCGAGGTCACGAGCAACTCGCCGGCCCCGCGCTCCGTCACAGTGCGGGCAAAGGCGATGGCGTCGAGGCCGGTGGGCTTGCGGCCGCCATGGGTGAAGATCTGCCACGCCGCAGGCTCGTTCGGCCTGGACGTGCGCTTGGCGTCGATCGCCACGACGATGCACTGGCTGCCGTACTTTTCCGCGCCCCGGGCCACGAAATCCGGGTCGTTCACGGCCGCCGTGTTGATCGAGACCTTGTCGGCGCCCGCGAGCAGCAGCGTCCGAATGTCGGCCACGGTGCGGATGCCGCCGCCGACCGTCAGGGGCATGAAGCAGGCTTCCGCCGTGCGGCTCACGACATCGAGCAGCGTGCCGCGGTCCTCGTGGCTCGCGGTGATGTCGAGGAAGCAGAGTTCGTCGGCACCCGCCGCGTCATAGGCCTTGGCCGCCTCCACCGGATCGCCGGCGTCGCGCAACTCGAGGAACTGCACGCCCTTGACGACGCGGCCGTCCTTCACGTCGAGGCAGGGGATGATTCGGGTCTTGAGCACGGGCGGCCTCGATACGGGTCAGGCCGCCGGGGCAGCGTCGGGCGCACCGGTGGCACGCCGGATCGCGTCCAGGGCCTCGCGCGGGTCGATGCGGCCGTCATACAGCGCGCGGCCCGTGATGGCGCCGGCGAGGAGCGCGCAGTCGGGCTCCAGGATGCGATGCACATCCGCGATGGAGGCGAGGCCCCCCGAGGCGATGACCGGAATGGTCACGGCGCGGGCGAGCCCGAGGGTCATCTCGATGTTGAGACCCTTCAGGATGCCGTCGCGGGCGATGTCCGTGTAGATGATGGCGGCCACACCGGCGTCTTCGAAGCGGCGGCCCAGCTCTTCCGCCGTCATGCTGGAGGTCGTGGCCCAACCCTCGACGGCGACGCGGCCGTCCTTGGCGTCGATCCCCACCGCGATCTTGCCGGGATGGCGACGCGCAGCCTCGCGCACGAAGGCGGGGTCCCGCACGGCGGCCGTGCCGATGATGACCCGGCTGACCCCCTTGGCGAGCCAGGATTCCAGGGTGCGCATCTCGCGGATGCCGCCGCCGAGCTGCACCGGCAGCCTGGTCCGGGCCAGGATCGCGTCGACGGCGTCGGCATTCATCGGCGCGCCCGCGAAGGCGCCGTCGAGGTCGACCACGTGCAGCCAGGAGAACCCCTGCTCCTCGAAGACCGCCGCCTGGGCGGCCGGATCGTCGCTGAACACGATCGCCTGGGCCATGTCGCCCTGAACGAGACGGACGCAGCGTCCTTCCTTGAGATCGATGGCCGGGAACAGGATCACGCGTCGGTTCGCTTTCGGGTGGGACGGGTCATAGGTGGGAGGCGCGCCTCAGGGGCGCCAGCGCAGGAAGTTGGCGAGGAGCGCGAGGCCGAGGCGTTGGCTCTTCTCCGGATGGAACTGGGTCCCGGCGATGTTGTCGCGCGCCACCATCGCGGTGACCGCGCCGCCGTAATCGCTGTGGGCGACGCGGTCCTCCGGCCGCTCGGGCGTGAGCGCGAAGCTGTGCACGAAATAGGCATGCAGGCCACCCTCCCCCGTGGGGATCTCCGCGAGCAGCGCATGCTCGCGATCCACCTCCAGGGTGTTCCAGCCCATATGCGGCACCTTCAGCGCCGGATCGGACGGCTGGACGGGCCCGACATCGCCCGGGATCCAGCCGAGGCCGGGGGTCGTGTCGTATTCGAGCCCGCGCGTCGCCAGGAGTTGCATGCCGACGCAGATGCCGAGGAAGGGCCGCGCCCGCTCATGCGCCACGTGGGTCATGGCCTCGACCATGCCGGGCACGGCGTCTAGGCCCCGACGGCAATCGGCATAGGCACCCACGCCGGGCAGCACGACGCGATCGGCCTTGGCCACGATCTCGGCGTCGTCCGTCAGCACGATCCGGGTGGCGTCCAGGCCGGACTCACGCGCCGCGCGCTCGAACGCCTTGGCGGCCGAGTGCAGGTTGCCCGATCCGTAATCGATGATCGCGACGGTCTCGGCGCTCACCTCTGGCCCTCGCTGAACGGAAACATGCCGATGGCCAGATCGCTCGGCGGCACCGAGAGCCCGCCATGGAGGGCGGGGGCCGGACGGACCGTCGCGGTTCCGGCGAGCCAGCGCGCCGCCGCCTTGAACTCCGCCTCCTCGACGCTGGTCGCCATCACCACGTCCCGCACGGGACGGCCCCTCCGGGCATAGGTCCAACGGCGCAGGCTGGACGCCTCCAGCCCGATGAGCAGCGAGACGAGGAGCGTGACCACGAACCCGGCCACCGGCGTCAAGCCGAGGAGATGACCGGCGACGGCCGTAAGGACGAGGAGGACGAGCACGCCGAGACCCGCGAGCCAGAGGCGATGCAGGAAGAACCACAGCGGCCCGTAGGCGAAGGCTGCCCAGGAGAAGCCGTCCGGCACGAGATGCGCGCGTTCGAGGCCGTGCGCCTCTCCGGCGAGGGCATCGCGATCCAGGTGCAACGTGTAGGTCCGCATGGCGTGTCGCCTCCTGTCCCCCGCTCGCGCAAGCAAGTCAGAGCGACCCCTTCGTGGACGGAACGCGCCCGCCCTCGCGCGGGTCGATCGACACCGCCTGACGCAGGGCCCGGGCCAACCCCTTGAAGCAGCTCTCGGCAATGTGGTGGGCGTTGTCACCGTAGAGCGTCTCGACGTGGAGCGTCAGGCCGGCATTCATGGCGAAGGCCTGGAACCACTCACGCACCAGCTCCGTATCGAACTGCCCGATCTTCTCGACCCGGAACGCGGTCCGGAAGACGAGGAACGGCCGTCCCGAGATGTCGATGGCGACCCGCGTCAGCGTCTCGTCCATGGGCATGTGAATATCCGCATAGCGCCGGATCCCCCGCTTGTCGGCGAGCGCCTGCGCGAAGGCCTGACCCAGCGCAATACCGGTATCCTCGACGGTATGGTGGTGGTCCACGTGCAGGTCGCCGGTGACCTTCACGTCGAGGTCGAAGAGGCCGTGGCGCGCGAACAATTCGAGCATGTGGTCGAAGAACCCGACGCCGGTCGCGATGTCGGCGCGCCCGGTACCGTCGAGGCCGATCGCGACGTGCACATCGGTTTCCGCCGTCTTGCGGCTGATACTGGCGGCGCGTTGGGCCTCTTGTGTCACTGATCGGTTCCGGCTCTGGGACGAACCCGCCTTCTAGTGCGAAGTCCGCCCCCCGTGAAGGGCGATGCCGGCCGAATCCACCGGCAGGCCGGGTCCTCAGGCGCCGAGCACCCGGCCCGCGACCGCGTCGAGCTTGGCGAGCAGGGCCGGATCGCGCTGGGCGGGGGCGGTCATGATGGCGCCGTCGAGGGCGCGCTCGGTCCCCGCCGGACAGGCCTCGCGCTCGGCCGGAAAGTCGCGGGCGAGGCGGGCGACGACGCGGGCGGCCTTGTCGGCATTGGCGCGGGCGACCGCCACCACGGCGGCGACATCGACCGCATCATGGGTCGGGTGCCAGCAATCGAAATCGGTCACCATCGCGATGGTGGCGTAGGTGATCTCGGCCTCCCGGGCGAGCTTGGCCTCCGGCATGTTGGTCATGCCGATCACGTCGTAGCCCTGCGCCTTGTAGGTCGTGGATTCGGCGTAGGTCGAGAATTGCGGCCCCTCCATGCAGACATAGGTGCCACCGCGATACACGGTGACGTCTTCGGCCTGTGCCGCCGCCGCGATGCGGGCCTGAAGCGCCGGACCGACCGGGTGCGCCAGCGAGACATGCGCGACGCAGCCGTTGCCGAAGAAGGAGGAGGCGCGGCCGTGCGTGCGGTCGACGAACTGATCCACCAGCACGAAAAGGCCGGGATGCAGCTCGGCCTTGAACGAGCCGCAGGCCGAGAGGGAGACGAGGTCGGTGACGCCGGCCCGCTTCAGGACATCGATATTGGCGCGGTAGTTGATGCCGGACGGTGCATAGCGGTGCCCGCGTCCGTGCCGGGCCAGGAACACCACCTTGGTCTCGCCGATGCGGCCGATGCGCAGGGCGTCGGAGGGCTCGCCCCAGGGGGAGTCGATCCGCTCCTCGCGGACATCCTCGAGGCCGGGCAGGTCGTAGACCCCCGAGCCGCCCATCACACCGAGCACCGCTGCCGTCATGCCGTTCTCCCAAAAGGTTCGCGCCGGTCGCCCCTCCCTGGGGCGCCGGCGCGGGTCGTGTCAACGGAGGCCGGATGGACCCGGCTCAGTAGGTCTTGTGCAGCTCGGGCTGGAGGCCGTGAACCTCGCCGCCAACCTTCGCCCAGACCTTCTTCTTCACGTAGTAGAGCAGGCCCGAGAGCACGAGCAGGAACAGGATCACCCGCAGGCCGAGGGCCTTGCGCGCCATCATGTGCGGCTCGGCCGTCCAGGCCATGAAGGCGGCGACGTCCTTCGAGTACTGGTCCACCGTCTCGGGGACCACCGGCTCGCCCTTGTCGTTCTTGGCGTAGGTCACCTGCCCTTCGCTGATGGGCTTGGGCATCGCGATGAGATGACCGGCATAGTACTTGTTGTAGTAGGTGCCCGACGGGATCTCCTTGCCGCCCGGCGGATCCTCATAGCCGTTCAGGAGCGCGTGGATGTAATCCACGCCCTGCTCGGAATACCCGACGAAGGGCAGAGCATCGATCACGAAGAGCGGAAATCCGCGCTCGTAGGTGCGGGCCTTGGCCAGCACGGAGAAGTCCGGCGGTGCCTTGCCGCCGTTGGCTGCGGCGGCCGCCTTCTCGTTCGGGAACGGCGACGGGAAGGCATCGGCGGCGCGCGCGGGACGGTCGACATCCTCGCCCGAGTCGTTCTGCTCCTTCACCTTGTACTGGGCGGCGAGCTCCTTCACCTGACCGGTGCTGAAGCCGGGGCCGCCGGCCTCGGCAAGGTTGCGGAAGCGCACGAGGCTCATCCCGTGGCAGCTGGAGCAGACCTCCTTGTAGACCTGGAAGCCACGCTGAAGCTGAGCCTGGTCGAAGCGACCGAAGATGCCGGCGAAGCTCCACTTCTCGCGGGGCGGATGAGGGGTACCCTCATCCGCCGACGCGGCGGTGACGCTCATGACGGCCGCGAGCAGGGACGCGGCGAGGAGGCGGGTGGTTTTCATGGTGCTCAAAAGTCCCCTGCCCTCAACCCTTGGACGACGGTGCCGCAGCGGCGCCGACCGGCATGCCGGATCCGCTCACCTGCTTGCCCGGTCCCGTCACGGTCTCGAGGATCGAGCCCGGCAGGGCCTTGGGCGTTTCGAACAGGCCCACCAGCGGCATCACCAGCAGGAAGTGCAGGAAGTAATAGGCCGTGCAGATGCGGGCGGCGATGACGTAGCCCCCTTCCGGCGGCTTGGCGCCGAGCCAGCCCAGCAGCACGCAGACCACGACGAAGAGCCAGAAGAACTGACGGTAGATCGGTCGGTAGTTGCAGGAACGCACGCGGGAGGTGTCGAGCCAGGGCGCGAGCGCCAGGATCAGCACGGCGCTGAACATCAGGATGACGCCGCCGAGCTTGTCGGGCACCGCACGCAGGATCGCGTAGAAGGGCAGGAAGTACCATTCCGGCACGATGTGCGCGGGCGTGACGGCGGGGTTGGCCGGCACGTAGTTGTCTGCGTGGCCGAGGTAGTTCGGCTGGTAGAAGATCCAGTAGGCGAAGAAGACGAAGAACACGACCGCGGCGAACACGTCCTTGATGGTCGCGTAGGGCGTGAAGGCGACCGCGTCCTTGCCCGACTTGATCGGGATGCCGGCCGGGTTGTTCTGGCCAGTCACGTGCAGCGCCCAGACGTGCAGGATCACCACGCCGGTGATCATGAATGGCAGCAGGTAGTGCAGCGAGAAGAAGCGGTTCAGCGTCGGGCTTCCGACG
It encodes:
- a CDS encoding cytochrome b — its product is MSGHGNTYVPKSGLAKWFESRLPLIGLVHSSFVSFPVPRNLNYFWTFGAILIAMLVTQIVTGIWLAMHYDPSAANAFNSVEHIMRDVNYGWLLRYMHANGASMFFVAVYVHIFRNLYYGSYKAPREVLYILGVIIYLLMMATAFLGYTLPWGQMSFWGATVITSILGAIPLVGETIQSLLWGGYSVGSPTLNRFFSLHYLLPFMITGVVILHVWALHVTGQNNPAGIPIKSGKDAVAFTPYATIKDVFAAVVFFVFFAYWIFYQPNYLGHADNYVPANPAVTPAHIVPEWYFLPFYAILRAVPDKLGGVILMFSAVLILALAPWLDTSRVRSCNYRPIYRQFFWLFVVVCVLLGWLGAKPPEGGYVIAARICTAYYFLHFLLVMPLVGLFETPKALPGSILETVTGPGKQVSGSGMPVGAAAAPSSKG